TTCGCGTGTTCCCCATGATTCATAAAAGCTTCATTACCAGTCCTGAGCTCAGTGGTTTGCAGGCGGTGAAAGCCCACTACCTCATGGTGAATGGCAACCTGCGCGGTTTTTCTGCTTTTTGCGATGACGTGGTGGAATTTTCCGGTTTGGGCGATTTTGTGCGCTTACCGATTAAGACCTATAGCCAAGGCATGGAGGCGCGCTTGTTGTTTGCCTTGCTAACAGCCTGCAGCCACGATTGTTTGGCGATGGATGAGGGCTTTGGTGCTGGAGACAGCAGCTTTTATGAGCGCGCCCAGGCGCGACTGCATGAGTTTCTGGCCACGACTGGAACGTTGCTGCTGGCCTCCCATTCCGATGAATTGCTGAAGCGCTTTTGTACGCGCGGTTTGGTGTTTCAGGAAGGATCGATTGCTTTTGATGGCCCTCTCGATCAAGCGCTCAAGTTTTATCACCGCCCATGATGTCGTCCTCCGTGCCACCACTTTCATCCGGGGCTCGGCCCGCCAGTGTGAAACGCACCCTGCGTGATGCCTGGAAGTTACGGCGCGTTTGGTGGTTTACAGCCACAGCACGCACCCAAGCCCGATTCGTGCGCACCCTGCTGGGTAGCTTTTGGCTTGGTCTCTCGAATTTGTTTTCGATTGCCGTGTTGGCATCGGTGTACCGATATGTTTTTAAGGTGGAAGATTTCAGCCAGTATGTAGTGCTATTGGGGCTAGGTCTTGTGATCTGGAACAGCATTAGTGCGGCTGTGATTGATGCGCCAAATTTGTTTGAACATAACCAGTCGCATGTGCATAACACCAACATAAACCCGATCTTTTATCCGTTAGAAGAATGGGCCTTTCAGTTACAGACCTTTGTGCAGTCGTTTCTGATGGTGGTGATTGCTTTGAGCTATTTCCAGCACACGCTGCTTTTGCATTTAGTGGTGAGTGGTTGGTTGCCAATTTTTAACCTGTTTTTATTTTTATTTTGGTTTCCGTTGCTGATTTGCCTCGTAGGTGCACGGTTTCGTGATCTCTATCAATTGGTCCCAATCGCCATGCAATTGGTGTTTTTGCTGTCACCGATTCTGTACCGCAAGGAAAACTTGGGCCCTAGTGTTTGGATCGCAAATTTCAATCCCTTCTACCGAGTACTCAGTCCGATTCGCCATACGTTGATGACTGGAGAAGTGCAGTGGGGAGTAGGACTTGCTTTACTCCTCATTAATGCGATTGGAGTTTGGTACGCCGTACGGCGTTTGAATCATGAGCGCCCTAACCTTCCATTCCTAATTTAGATGATTTTGGCTTGAGTTTTAGTCCTTTGTTTCCATGATTGATTGGTGAAAATTTCTTGATCATTGTGATCATCCACTTAATGGTGTCTATTCTTTTCTTTTGACAATGTTAATACTTGCCACGAGTTTTTGCTGCTTTCTCTGTTTCCTAGTATGTGCCCAGGATGTAACGCAGGCTTGATTCATGAATGAAGGCGGCATGTTTTCGGTAGGTAACTTTGGTTGAAGCAGGCTAAAATTGTGGAGATATTTGCTGTTGGGTGAATGAACATTCTTTTTGTTCATGGAAATTATCCTGCTCAATTTGTGCATATTGCCCAGTCATTAGCAAACTCAGGTCATCAAGTCATTTATCTGACCCAAAAAAAGAATCCAGAGGTGTGGCCCATTAAAGGGGTGGAAGTACGTCGTTTCGATTGTCATCGCCAGCCGTCACCCCAGACCCATCAATATTTAACGAGTACTGAGCACTCGGTCTTAAGAGGCCAGGCTGTCACACGAGAAATTGCAAGACTGATTAAAGAAGGATTTACTCCAAACCTGATCTTTTTTCATGTTGGTAATGGTTTTGGATTGTTTTTACGTCAACTTGTACCTCATACCTTGGTGGTCGGTTATACGGAATGGTGGTTTCATGATCAGCAGAGTCGTTGGCTGTTTGATGACTACTCTTTTGATCGAAGGTTATTGGTGTCGATGCGCAATGGTGTTGTTCTTCAGGAATTGGAGATATGTGATAGGTGCGTGACACCAACCCAATGGCAGTGGGAACAATTTCCAGCTGCGTATCGTTCAAAAATAGATGTGGTCTTTGATGGTGTTGACACAAATCTGTTTCAACCACGCATGATTACATCTGATTTATTGTTGGCAGGAGATGCTCTGGAGGAGCCACTTTGTATTCCGCAAGATGCAATTGTTCTCAGCTATGCCACGCGGGGAATGGAGCCTCTGAGAGGGTTTCCAGAATTTATGCGTATGCTCCCTCTCTTGCTTGAGCGCTTTCCAGGCTTGCAGGTTGTGATCGCGGGTATTGATCGTGCTGCCTATAGCTTTAAGGCCCCTGATTGCGATGGTTCCTGGAAGAAATATATGCTTGCTGAATTAGAAGATTTTCCTGGCTTGGATCGTGTTCACTTTACCGGCTCTCTCGTTTATCGCGATTATCAGTTGCTGCTGTGCCGTAGTGACTTACATGTGTATTTCACGCGCCCTTATGTTACAAGTTGGGGTCTATTCCAGGCGGCTGCGAGTGGGGCTCATTTAATGGTGAATCGCGATCCAGCTACAACTTATGTTTTGAAGGAGCACCAAGCGCTTTGGGTTGATCTGGATGATCAGGATGCTCTCGCTCAGTCAGCGGCAGAATGGTTGGTTGGAGCTAAGGCGCGTCGGCAGACCCAACGTCAGAGTTTACTATTGCCGGAATGGGAGCTGAAGTCGTGTTTAAGCTCGTGGAGAGATTTGCTTAATGAATTGGTGGTTTCTGCTGCATCATCAAGGCAGAGCGCCCCCAGCAGCGAGATCAATTAAGGAGAGTTGGAGCGGCAAGCAGCGTTGAAGACTAAAGTGACGCTCGATTTCAGTACGTGCATTGCGTCCGAGCTCAGCAGCTAAGTCACGATTTTGGAGTAGTTCAGCTGTAGCATCTGCCAGCTGGTCTGGTGAGAAGAAATCCACAAGAAGACCATGTTGCTCATGTTCAATGACTTCCTCAATGGGTGGTGTTTTTGAACCCACAACAGCACAACCGCAGCTCATCGCCTCAAGTAAGCTCCAGCTCAGGATAAATGGGTAACTCAGATACACGTGAGCAGCGGATAGTTGCAGTAAATGTAGAAGAGCTTGATGGCTAAGTACACCTGTAAAATGAACGTTTTTTGGATTGTATTGCCCATTAATTTCAGCGAAAAGCATGTCTTCCCATTCTCCGTTAGGGCATTTTGCTCCGTAGCTCACTCCTTGAAGTGAGCCCACTATGATGATTTGAACATTGGGAACAAGTTTTTGCAATAATGGGATTGACCGTGTAAATGTATGACATCCTCGATAGGGTTCAAAACTTCGATTGACGAAGGTTACGATTGGATCTCCATTTCGTAATTGAGTTCCGTCACTTAATTGGAGTGGTAAAGCATTGAAATTGGGTTTTGCAAGATTTGTATCGATTCCATCATGAATCACGCTAATTTTTGGTTGCCAACATGTTGGAAATGTACTGCGCTGAAATTGAGTGGGGGTGACATTCCAGCTACTGGCCTCAAGTGCTAACAAAGTATTTGCATTTTTCGTTCTAATCTTTGCCCTCTCCTTCCAACTAGAGTCTGTCTTAAATTCGGGGTCAAAGTCACAATCACTGTGATCAATATTGTAAAAAAATTCTTGATAACAAAGCAAAGGTGTGTTTTGCCATACATCCCGCAGAAACAGAGCTTCCCCCCATCCAGGATGAGCACAAATCAGGTCTGGTTGAAACCCTTTTCCCTTTAATTGATGGGCTGCTTCTGCGCACGCTTGGGCTCGTATTAACTTACTTTCAAAATCCATCATCAGTGGATCAATCTCTTTGCTATTGCCACGATGCAGCTTGTATTGCACCACAGAAACTCTATCTGAAAGTTGACTTTTTGGTTTATTGATCGTTAAAGCTACGAGCTGATGATTCCCTTGTGCCACTAAAGCATTCACAATGTTGACGTATTGACTAGGAAAATTTTGATGTACAAAAAGAATTTTCATGGCTGAGTGTGCACACTTTGCAGAAAATAAGTGGTTACATAGGCGACATATTAGGCTTCATTGCTGCATGTTTTCCCAATAGTTATCGCATTATCTGTTTTCTTGATCTATTATTGGAAACAAGCATCAATAGGTTAAAAGGGTTGATTGAGCAGCGCTAATAAGCTCTTAGGCTGTTGAATTAAAATTCGCATTTTTAATCATAAGCTAATCTTTGATCCTTTGAGTAAAAAGCGACAGAATCCATGTTAAAAACATTAATCATTGGCGCTAGTTCTTCTTCAAAGCGCTTCCATTTGCTTGATGAAGTCTTGTACATCTTTTTTCGAACCTGGGTTATTGAAGCTGTTCGCACGGAGCGTTCTAATTCGTGAAATGAAAGTGTGGCTGGATCCCAAGCTAATCCACAATAGTTTAATAACTTTCTTGTCATTAACTCTTGATTCTCAACAAGATCTTCATACCAAAATTCAAACATGGGAATCTCAAGGGTCCTCCAATGTTGCATCATTCTATGGTAGTCATTGATTTGTTTGCCGATGTGTTCTAAGTCGCAGCTGTAACCTAAACCACCATACTTTGCTTCAAAATTCTGTTGGTAGTTAGATAAACCAGTATCACGTGGATCTCGCATGACAT
The genomic region above belongs to Synechococcus sp. WH 8016 and contains:
- a CDS encoding ABC transporter permease — encoded protein: MSSSVPPLSSGARPASVKRTLRDAWKLRRVWWFTATARTQARFVRTLLGSFWLGLSNLFSIAVLASVYRYVFKVEDFSQYVVLLGLGLVIWNSISAAVIDAPNLFEHNQSHVHNTNINPIFYPLEEWAFQLQTFVQSFLMVVIALSYFQHTLLLHLVVSGWLPIFNLFLFLFWFPLLICLVGARFRDLYQLVPIAMQLVFLLSPILYRKENLGPSVWIANFNPFYRVLSPIRHTLMTGEVQWGVGLALLLINAIGVWYAVRRLNHERPNLPFLI
- a CDS encoding glycosyltransferase; this translates as MKILFVHQNFPSQYVNIVNALVAQGNHQLVALTINKPKSQLSDRVSVVQYKLHRGNSKEIDPLMMDFESKLIRAQACAEAAHQLKGKGFQPDLICAHPGWGEALFLRDVWQNTPLLCYQEFFYNIDHSDCDFDPEFKTDSSWKERAKIRTKNANTLLALEASSWNVTPTQFQRSTFPTCWQPKISVIHDGIDTNLAKPNFNALPLQLSDGTQLRNGDPIVTFVNRSFEPYRGCHTFTRSIPLLQKLVPNVQIIIVGSLQGVSYGAKCPNGEWEDMLFAEINGQYNPKNVHFTGVLSHQALLHLLQLSAAHVYLSYPFILSWSLLEAMSCGCAVVGSKTPPIEEVIEHEQHGLLVDFFSPDQLADATAELLQNRDLAAELGRNARTEIERHFSLQRCLPLQLSLIDLAAGGALP
- a CDS encoding ABC transporter ATP-binding protein, which codes for MSQSDSPLTPLTAPEQRPVVLHMEHVRLEIPVFTNETRSLKSVLIRSVTGGKLSRRRGGAVVTALQDVSCSIREGERIALIGHNGAGKSTFLRMISGIYQHTSGLFESKVRVFPMIHKSFITSPELSGLQAVKAHYLMVNGNLRGFSAFCDDVVEFSGLGDFVRLPIKTYSQGMEARLLFALLTACSHDCLAMDEGFGAGDSSFYERAQARLHEFLATTGTLLLASHSDELLKRFCTRGLVFQEGSIAFDGPLDQALKFYHRP